The following are encoded in a window of Pseudomonas graminis genomic DNA:
- a CDS encoding Ku protein, translating into MPRAIWKGAISFGLVHIPVALVSATSRQGVDFDWLDKRSMDPVGYKRINKVSGKEINKENIVKGVQYEKGRYVVISEDEIRSAHPKSTQTIDIFGFVDSDQIPLQHIDTPYFLAPDKRGEKVYALLRQALVDTGKVALAHVVIRTSQHLAAVMPLDSAIVLVLLRWPSEVRGLDSLELPKEATDVKLSKSELDMAKRLIKDMSTEWTPDAEEYRDTFQDQIMSLVETKAREGKIENVETDAGDTERKSADVIDLTELLKRSLGGRSGAAKAPAKAKPASKSKAESKDDAPAKRRAPPRKKTTKAS; encoded by the coding sequence ATGCCTCGGGCAATCTGGAAAGGCGCGATCAGTTTTGGGCTGGTGCATATTCCTGTGGCGCTGGTGTCGGCGACGTCGCGGCAAGGTGTCGACTTCGACTGGCTGGACAAACGCAGCATGGACCCGGTCGGTTACAAGCGCATCAACAAGGTCTCCGGCAAGGAGATCAATAAAGAAAACATCGTCAAAGGCGTGCAGTACGAGAAGGGGCGCTACGTCGTTATCAGCGAGGACGAGATTCGCTCGGCGCACCCGAAATCGACCCAGACCATCGACATTTTCGGTTTCGTCGACAGCGACCAGATTCCGCTCCAGCACATCGACACGCCGTACTTCCTTGCCCCCGACAAGCGCGGCGAGAAGGTGTATGCCCTGTTGCGGCAAGCGCTGGTCGACACCGGCAAGGTGGCGCTGGCCCATGTGGTGATTCGCACCAGTCAGCACCTGGCGGCGGTGATGCCGCTCGACTCTGCGATCGTACTCGTACTGTTGCGCTGGCCCTCGGAAGTGCGCGGGCTCGACAGCCTCGAGCTGCCCAAGGAGGCCACTGACGTCAAGCTCAGCAAAAGTGAGCTGGACATGGCCAAGCGGCTGATCAAGGACATGAGCACCGAGTGGACGCCGGACGCCGAAGAGTACCGCGACACCTTCCAGGACCAGATCATGTCGCTGGTGGAAACCAAGGCCCGCGAAGGCAAGATCGAGAATGTGGAGACAGACGCCGGCGACACCGAGCGTAAGTCGGCGGACGTCATCGACCTGACCGAGCTGCTCAAGCGCAGCCTGGGCGGGCGCAGTGGTGCGGCCAAGGCGCCTGCAAAAGCCAAACCGGCCAGCAAGAGCAAAGCCGAGTCCAAGGACGATGCGCCAGCGAAACGCCGTGCGCCGCCCCGGAAGAAGACCACCAAGGCCTCTTGA